In Aptenodytes patagonicus chromosome 12, bAptPat1.pri.cur, whole genome shotgun sequence, a genomic segment contains:
- the GRXCR2 gene encoding glutaredoxin domain-containing cysteine-rich protein 2 gives MDEHQKKLNQRHEGRPRKVRFKISSAYSGRVLKQVYEDGQELEPPRKEHSRRFLRHSFEPGDHFCGAGEVPENRFYSPAKLTAQRISIFKEDKKYSLTSNSPLLSDYQSSDSPCRASPILDFGKIVIYTNNLKIIRAPMDQKELMRRIIQTEGINDWAFIYRERKERFGGGHKKDVEKKIACNQYVQEGDAEHSCSQCKGSGSAPCSLCHGSKFSMLANRFRESYRALRCPACNESGLQPCQICAA, from the exons ATGGATGAGCACCAGAAGAAACTCAATCAGCGGCATGAGGGAAGGCCCCGCAAAGTGAGGTTCAAAATATCATCAGCTTACAGTGGTCGAGTGCTAAAACAAGTCTATGAAGATGGGCAGGAACTCGAGCCCCCGCGCAAAGAGCACTCTCGGCGTTTTCTCCGCCACAGCTTTGAGCCAGGGGACCATTTCTGCGGGGCTGGGGAAGTGCCAGAAAACAGGTTTTACTCGCCAGCCAAGCTGACTGCCCAGCGGATCAGCATATTCAAAGAGGACAAGAAATACAGTCTCACCAGTAACTCTCCTCTCCTCAGCGACTACCAGTCAAGCGACAGTCCTTGCAGG GCTTCCCCAATTCTAGATTTTGGCAAGATCGTAATCTACACTAATAACCTGAAAATCATCCGTGCACCAATGGACCAGAAAGAGCTCATGAGAAGAATCATCCAGACTGAGGGAATAAATGACTGGGCCTTCATATAccgggaaaggaaagaaagatttggTGGTGGACataaaaaagatgtggaaaaaaagatTGCCTGCAACCAGTATGTGCAG GAAGGAGACGCTGAACACAGTTGTTCCCAGTGTAAAGGGTCAGGCTCTGCTCCTTGCTCACTGTGCCATGGAAGCAAGTTTTCAATGCTGGCAAACAGATTCAGAGAGTCCTACAGGGCTCTCCGATGTCCAGCTTGCAACGAAAGtggcctgcagccctgccagatCTGCGCTGCCTGA
- the PRELID2 gene encoding PRELI domain-containing protein 2: protein MGVTVEVHRVYRYPFEQVVASYLRKYPSPIEKHVTAVETVEEKTDLSTGIIYRKRIATCQNVIPEILRKVSVLKVPDIYLEEESWLNTQKRNMAMKTHCLTWTQYASLSEESVFRESLENPNWTDFTQKGRISVTGAGLLNCVLEAFAQSFLKQGVKKSIKIMETLLQEQCG, encoded by the exons ATGGGGGTGACGGTGGAAGTGCACCGCGTGTACCGGTACCCCTTCGAGCAGGTGGTGGCCAGCTACCTCCGCAAG TATCCCAGTCCCATTGAGAAACACGTCACAGCTGTAGAAACAGTGGAAGAGAAAACAG ATTTGTCTACGGGGATTATTTACCGGAAGAGAATTGCAACGTGCCAGAATGTAATTCCTGAAATTTTAAGAAAG GTCAGTGTCTTAAAAGTGCCTGACATCTACTTGGAAGAGGAATCTTGGCTTAATACGCAGAAAAGAAACATGGCTATGAAAACTCATTGTCTTACTTGGACACAGTATGCGTCTCTGAGTGAGGAGTCTGTCTTCAGAGAGAGCTTGGAGAATCCAAACTG GACAGACTTCACACAAAAAGGCAGAATATCAGTGACGGGGGCAGGTTTGCTCAACTGTGTGTTGGAAGCTTTTGCtcaatcatttttaaaacaaggtGTGAAGAAG AGTATTAAAATAATGGAGACACTTCTTCAGGAGCAGTGTGGGTGA